A segment of the Asterias amurensis chromosome 11, ASM3211899v1 genome:
actttatgtaatccaccagatacataaactgacacacctgtagaagtttgagatcgatcggccatctgtgtcacgagagaatagtgaaaaaaacgatTCCAAACGAAAATTTATAAAAcgttcactgagcgataaactccaaaggCGAAAttagattgtttatttctcatcaaatatgacatttcagacagaaatatttcaagggaagttttctactatcatcatcattagactgtgtagattttatgtaaatctgtgatcttcaccaatttttgtttcttaccaattctgtaacgttcctttaagaaaattAGGGTTAATGATGCTCAACACAACCGCGGCTTGATTTGGAATATTAGCAAGCTGCTCCAAAcaagcataaaaataacaaagattTTTACAAAAGCAAAATGAAGATTGTTCTAAAGCCGGCAGGACTCCAGTAGTAGCATTCACtgaaaatggtttatttataaCCTATGACCTCATCATACAGCAAGGCTATGGTGGCCTATTAATGCCACTCCATAAAATCCCCTTTCCTTACCACAAGGAACAACAATATCATCAAACTTACAAGGCCATAACAAAATCACAGTAGCTAGAATTgtttatgattaaaaaaataacgcTGAACGACTTTTTTGTttcgtggtttttcttttgtaacatggcaacactttcaaaaaatgcTTTAACaccaaaaaaaagaatgaaaactggttcaacatttcaaaatcacttcattttaaagccattatacactttcggtacagaaacgaaaaaaaagttcacagatttacaaataacttacagggtttacagaaggtaatggtgaaagacttctcttgaaatattattccatgaaatgcattactttttgagaaaacattaaaacaatatcaattctcgatagcgagaattacggatttattttaaacacatgtcatgactccgatgaccgattgagcctaaattttcacaggtttgctattttatatatttaagttgtgatacacgaagtgtgggacttggacaatactgtttaccgaaagtgcaTTTTGGCTTTAAGAAAATGGTTTTGTTCCCCAAAATCACAACAATGATTACTTACAAAGTTTCCAGGGTACCACCTAAATGCCATCTTCTGCCTCACTAGAATCATCCCTGGCTGTACATATGCACCTATAGAGTGAACCAGTTAAAAGCATAGGTAAAACAAGCCTGAATACACACACTCACAGGCCCTTCTCAAAACCGCGTCTTAGGGTCCGGCTTGAGTTCCGGCCTGGAGTCCGGCTTGGGGTCCGCGTGTCTCTGTCAGTTATTTTCAAAAGTTATGCTTTTGGTCTGAAGCTTCAAACAGGCAAACAAAGCCTTCGCTAGAGCCCAAGCTGAAGCCGAGGTTTCAACAAGTGCCTAACAGTTCAGGTGTCTTTTTGGACAGCCTGTTTGGAATTTGAACCCATACCCGTATTTACTCCTTTGCTCCCACAAGTTTGCCCCcagtcccccctccccccaaaaaaggaatgaattttcttttttaaaggacaTGTTTATAACAAACTTTGCTTTACATTGACAAAACACTCCCTATACATTGTACTATGTCACTTGTGTTTATTTGAATCACTCTTTCAATGTTTTGGATACAATAGCAATCAGATTACTACTAGTGTTGGGAGTCGTGACTATTGTTTGCTGTGTCCAGTCGCAACTACCACTTTTCAACTACCTGGTAACGTACGCCAAGACTCCTGAAAGAAATAAAACTAGCGATACACATTCTTTGGATTTGAAAAAagttgcgactagtgtcaaTTTGTGATTTATTGAAGTTGGGTAGTGAATTTCACTAGtcgtccaggggtggatttcacaaagagttaagactagtcttatctcgagttacgacCAGTTACTCGCCATACGTTTTTTTatactcctaggactagtcctaaattggGACTAGCcccaactttttgtgaaatcgattgCAGGCCTAAATGCCACCAAATCCATCTCTTCGCTACTCACTTGTCACCTAATTGTTTTATGTCCGTCGCCGACTGCTCCTGGGTGCAGGACAATGCTGTGCATAGTTTCAGAAACAAAATCAGGCAACATTTTTCGATGAATTTTGGGAGAGTTTGGTTTGAGCATGATGCATGAGTCAGTTTAGTTTTAGCTTAATGGTAGACGCTGATGCCTTGATTTTGAGAGAGCCATGGCaacaagacattttctccttagtaaCGGGCACCTATATGAGAAAATTGCAACTTTCTACTAAAACATCAAGGAGCattaaggcaatgaccaggggcaatggaggcaactGACTCCATGAAATATAAACCCTGTTTAGAGCTTACCATTCATTTTCTTGATTCCGAGTCTCTTTCCAGGACTGTTGCCTCCAGTGTTTCTCTTTCCTCCGCTTGCCTTCTTGGATGCCCATCGTACCCCAAAGAGGCTTAGCGCTGGTCCTACATGCTGCAGAGACGACGACCACAAACCTGCCAAGGTAGATAGAGAGAGAGACTTGAGGAATTAGGAATTATGAACTTCGGGCTCATGTACAAAACTGTAAAAACtgatttaaaaatattaagaatttagtgtgACTTTCCCGAGGGATTTAAAGCACTGTGAGTAAAACCAATAACGATAACGATTTCAATAACGCCTCCCCCGCCCGGACCccatatatattatatataccCCAGCCCGATATTTCAATTTCTTCGGTCACAGGCTGCCGCCAGCCCCCACCTGGCGGCGCATTTGTTCCTGATTCCTGGCATAGCCGGGGTACTGTGCAGcgaccggggcccaatttcattgcagcaactagttgcgataatgtaaccctcctgccgactggcggccgtcgggaggagggttacgtttatCGCAACTAAGCAGCACTATGCTAGAACAAGAAAAATCATGTAGCTGAAACCAGTTCCAGATTGACTGTGCGTGTGGCCAAGCTGAAACAAGTTTCCAACCAAAATTGTATGAAGTTTTTTGTCTATTGTcagattgtattgtattgtaaaattgttgttgttacGACGGTCGATCGGTGTCCAGTTCAATTTGCAGATTCTGCATGAtaggcagtattttctgctaagaaaCAGCAAATGGTGTGGGGATTACCTGGTgtgtaatagaccttatgcacatgacattgtttcagtacggcgccctcgccttgaggtcaaaaggaggttgttcattggtcaatctatgtgcgtttcgattgtttcctcaccgtttgacctcaaagatggtggctggatgatgccaatgcataaggtctattacatTTTTTGGGCTGTGATAACCTCTGCTGAGAATGTTCTGCCTGCCCTTCCTTTTGATGAAGAAGTCAACTCAAAAACTCAAACAAAGTCAAAACTCAAACAAAGTCAACTCAAAGAAGAAAAATGTGAAGCAAACAAAatatgtgcttagctatttgTGTACTTAAGCGGCTAAAACGCTAATGCTGTTAACTAATAAACACCCATTATTAAAACTCAAATGTTTTAACTctatttcaaatttaaaaatttataaaacgAACTTTTCTTACCAGTGTTTTCAAGTATTTGGAGCGGAGTTTTCAACAGCCGCAAGCAGCCATTGACTAACAtggttgacctttgacctgctaTTTCACTGTCCTCGTCCCCGAGTCTAGTCCAGGATCTGGCCTAACTGCACGCACGACGATGGGTCGACAGCAAAGTATAAATTTTGATACGAGGTGGTATCACATGTGCCCCACGTTTTGATCAACACAACTTCGCGCAGCGCATGttgtgaaaaaaatactttaatttGGTATAAATAAAATTCAAGTCGGGCAAACATGGCggaatttgttcatcagaataTTGAGGAAACACTACAGGAACTAGAGCAGTTAGAACGTGTAGGGCTGTTCACAAAACCAGAAATAAAGTAAGTAAATTACTCGTTTCGCCTTTCAAATGGTAGTGAAGTGTGTCTCTGTGTGTAccactgtgtgtgtgtgaataGTCAATGACTACTTCAATGTTTGGGGGCGTGTCGGGCGGGGGGGAGGTTTGGTTgattgttattaattattaaattacATTTTAACAAAAGCCTTATTAAATTACATTTTAAGACTTGTTGTGTGATTAATGATTTTTTCACAATGACCTGAGCTGAGTGATTGCAATTTTTCGATTTATCATAATTCATTATGAACGCACATTCTCCCATCATGCCCATCCATGCATTATTCATTGTCTAGGTATAAATAGGTTTCTACGCAAACAATGATCTCGCCTCACATGATTAAAGGTTCCTGGGCATAGGGCCGAGATCAGAGGCAGTCAAGAGTATTGGCAATATTTAATTCTGCGAAGTgactttgacgtcacaactctgttttcgttgcgaattcgcaagagagttgagcacaagtcaactgatgcaaattattgggtgcgaatttgtgacgtcaacattcgcttcgcattcacatttgcaggaagtatgaaccgggcttaacgaTCTTCTCAACTGTCAAGGTAGACCGATGGGTTACAAGAAAACACATATTGCATTTTCATGTTCCTTCTATTTTAAATTCTAGAACTATCGTGAAGAAGAGAACAAACTTTGAGTATCGTCTCGTCCGCCTTAAGAAAGAGAAGGAAGATTTCTTGAGATATATTCAGGTcggttttttatttcttcttctttttcttcttcttcttcttcttcttctttttcttcttcctttctagTGCATCCTTCTTAATTGAAGATATTCCCACTGCCAAACACACCGGGGCGAACAgacgggacctacagctttacatcccatcagAAGGCTGAagcagtggttaagtgtcttgctttaaaggacacaagtgtcatgactccCCAACATTCCCTTGAACaggtcagagcttgagttcggtggaggtgctcttaaccgctcggccacgacaactCCTTGGGTCTGTGGTCCACTGTTAATTTTGAGCCTTGTGTTAAGTTCAACAAGACAGTTCGGTAGGGTTCGGACATTTAACTGGTTAATTGTCTTTCCACCACAAAACCTGTTGAAATATGTTTCCAAGTTCATGAACGAAGCCgacagtaaaaaataaatattaaatttcctgtaaaaaaaaatgttagccATGGATGCTATTCAGGGAGATTGGTTGACATATATCTTTGGTTGAtggaatattttttatttgtaataaaaaaaaaatctaaaaattcTGCTTTTTTCTGCTCCTGATTTGTTTGACTGTATAGTAAAGAATAGGCgtcctgtttttattttaatcctgG
Coding sequences within it:
- the LOC139943783 gene encoding large ribosomal subunit protein bL27-like; amino-acid sequence: MLVNGCLRLLKTPLQILENTGLWSSSLQHVGPALSLFGVRWASKKASGGKRNTGGNSPGKRLGIKKMNGAYVQPGMILVRQKMAFRWYPGNFVTKGRDRTLSAQVAGTVYYTHERWNPKPSTVFGKSIAPTLSDEEMTRTFVNIRPEPELGLFKLKEQV